CAGCACCCCATCGGGCCGATCACGTCCGGCATCCTGCGCGGCATCGAGGACGGCTGGTTCACCGGCGAGATCGCCGAGTCGGCGTTCCGGTACCAGCAGGCGCTGGAGAAGGGCGAGAAGAAGGTCGTCGGCGTCAACGTCCACACCGGCTCGGTCACCGGCGACCTGGAGATCCTGCGGGTCAGCCACGAGGTGGAGCGGGAGCAGGTGCGCATGCTCCGCGAGCGGAAGGCCGGGCGTGACGAGGCACGCGTGCAGGCGGCGCTCGACGAGATGATCTCGGCGGCCCGCTCGGACGCCAACATGATCGAGCCGATGCTGGACGCCGTGCGGGCGGAGGCCACGCTGGGCGAGATCTGCGGGGTGCTGCGGGACGAGTGGGGGGTGTACACCGAGCCCGCCGGGTTCTGAGAGCTACGTGCCGAGCCCCTGCAGCAGCACCCTGGTGAAACCGCGGACCCACTCCTCGTCCGCCGGCTCCGCGCTCACCAGGGTGCGGTGCACCACCGCTCCCGCGACCATGTCGAAGATCAGGTCGACCGTGCGGGCGGCCGACCGCGGGTCCGGCTCCGGAGGGAGTTCGCCCCGCGCCTGGGCCCGGGCGCGGCCCTCCAGGACCAGGCGCTTCTGACGGTCGACCACGGACGCGCGGATGCGCTCCCGCAGGGCCTCGTCGCGGGTCGCCTCGGCCACCACCGCCATCAGACCGCTCTTCGCTTCCGGCAGGGCCAGGATCGCGGCGAACTGGAGCACCACGCCCTCGATGTCGGCGGCCAGGGAGCCGCGGTCCGGGAGTTCCAGCTCGTCGAACAGCTCCGCCACCGCGTCGACGACCAGTTCGTTCTTGCCCGCCCAGCGACGGTAGAGCGTCGTCTTCGCAACCCCGGCGCGGGTCGCGACGTCTCCCAGGGTGAGCTTCGACCAGCCCAGCTCAACGAGGGCCTCCCGCGTCGCGGCCAGGATCGCGGCGTCCGCCGCGGCGCTGCGCGGGCGCCCGGCGCGGCCGGCTGGGCTGCGGGTCTGCATCCCTCGACCATAGACCTGTGGTTCCTGTGTGGCCGTGAGGGAGATCACCGGAAGGTGGTGTCCCGGCGGTACCGCGTGGCATTACGCTACGACTCGTAGCGAAAGCCCGTGCCGGACGTACACGGGCTTCGTCCGCGCGGCGCGGGTGGGGACCCGGCGCCGAAAGGCACCCGACCGGCCTGGCTTTCACACCGTTTTTCACACACGCGCGCAGTACGGGGGAGGATAGACGCATGCAGCCACGGAACATGTCCATGAGCGGAGTCGTCGACCTCGCCGCGGTGAAGGCGGCCCAGGAGGCCAAGGCGAAGGCGGAGCAGGCGCGCGCCCAAGCCGCCCGGGAGGGCGGCACGGGGGCGATCTCCCCGGTCGATCTCGTCATCGACGTCGATGAGGCGGGGTTCGAGAGGGACGTCCTCCAGCGGTCCGCCGAGGTGCCCGTCGTCATCGACTTCTGGGCCGAGTGGTGTCAGCCCTGCAAGCAGCTGAGCCCGGTCCTGGAGCGGCTGGCCGTCGAGTACGACGGCCGCTTCCTGCTCGCCAAGATCGACGTCGACGCCAACCAGATGCTGATGCAGCAGTTCGGCATCCAGGGGATCCCCGCGGTCTTCGCGGTCGTCGCCGGGCAGGCGCTGCCGCTCTTCCAGGGGGCCGCGGGCGAGGCGCAGATCCGGCAGACCCTGGACCAGCTGGTGCAGGTCGCCGAGCAGCGCTTCGGCCTGACCGGCCTCACCGTCGACCCCGACGCCGAGCCGGGCGGCGGCGCCCAGGCGGCCCCCGAGCGGCCGGCCGGTCCGCACGACGGGCTGCTGGAGGCCGCCGTGCAGGCGCTCGACTCGGGCGACCTGAGCGGTGCCGTCCAGGCCTACAAGAACGTGCTGAACGAGGACCCGGGCAACGAGGAGGCCAAACTGGGCCTCGCCCAGGCCGAGTTGCTCCAGCGGGTGCAGGGCGTCGACCCGCAGCAGGTGCGCAAGGAGGCGGCGGAGAAGCCGGCCGACGTGCAGGCGCAGATCGCCGCCGCCGATCTCGATCTGGTGGGCGGCCATGTGGAGGACGCCTTCGGCCGGCTCATCGAGACCGTGCAGCGCACGGTGGGTGACGACCGGGACACCGTCAGGATGCGGCTGCTGGAGCTGTTCGAGGTCGTCGGGCCCGAGGATCCGCGGGTGATCGCGGCGCGCAGGGCCCTGGCTCGGGCCCTGTTCTGACCAGTCGTTAAACACGCGGGCCTGTGATGCCCGCGTGAAAAATTCGCCCCCGGAGCGTCACCGCGGCCGCGCTTTACCAAAACTTGGTAATCGCGGCCGCTGTTACTGCGAGTAAGTCACGGGCGTTGATCTGTCGGATTCTGTCCATCGATCAACAGCTTTGTACCGCCGGTCGGGGCCACCCTGTGTCGCCGACCGAGACCAGTGGGTCGTTGTTCGGTTATCCCGCCGTTACTAGCCAGTAACGATCCCCCTTGTGCGGGCGGCGAGAATGCACCACGATCGGCCACGCTCGGTCCATTCCCGTACCCCGGCAGCCGGTTGGGTCGCGGGACGTCCTGGGTCCCCACCGAGCAGAGCCGGCGGCAGTGGCGCCGGCTCTTGGACAGGGGGGTCTTCGCCCACTCGGCGAAGCCTGTCCAGCAGGGTTGTGCGTGATGCGTGTCAGGCGCGACCAGTGGTTGTCGCTCGGGGGTGATCGCCGGTGATTCGGGCGCGACTTGCGCCGCCGAGCGCAGGCGCTCTCCTTCCCGAGGACGTAGCACTTCTCCCATCCCTGCCCGGCTGAGCCGCCACTCGGGGCGAGCCAGGACAGGAGATGTACGTCCGAGAAGGAGGAAATATGGAGTCCCAGGTGCGTGGCGGGACCAGATGGAAGCGGTTCGCTGTGGTCATGGTGCCCAGCGTCGCCGCCACGGCTGCGATAGGTGTCGCCCTCGCGCAGGGCGCTCTCGCCGCGTCGTTCAGCGTCTCCGGCCAGTCGTTCAAGGTCACGACCGACCAGCTCGTCGGTACGGGCTTCTCGCAGTACGGCGCCCTCGACGAGGGATACACGCTCGACGGCAAGAAGGCCGTGCACCCGGTCGCGGTCTCGTCGTTCAAGCAGGCGACGATCAAGAACCTGTGCCAGTCGGTCGTCACCCCGAACATTCCGGTGCTCGGGAACGTCAGCCTGATCCTGCGTGCGGGTCAGGGTGAGAAGCCGGTCGAGGCGCAGAACCTCTACATCGATGTCGCCGACCTCAGCGCCGACGCGACGTTCGAGAACATCGACATCGGTGTGGCCGCCAAGGACGCCAACAAGGGTCCGGCCATGAGGAAGGGCGAGACGGCGAACCCGTACGGCTTCGCCCAGCAGGCGGACCGGGCGGTCCTGACCGACGTGAAGCAGACGGCGTGGGCGACCACCGCCGGAACCTTCAAGCTCAGCGGCCTGAAGATGTCGCTGTCGACGGGTGTCAAGGAGTGCTACTAAGCACTCGATGACGGGCGGGGGAGCCGGTGGCGCCCCCGCCCGTCCACCTTCCGGCCGCGCCTTCACGGGCGGCCCACATCACCACCACAGCAACGCCGTACCAGGGAGCTGTTTTTCCATGAGCGCCGAGACTCCTGCCGCAGACGGCCAGTTCACTCTCCGGAGGCAGCAGTTCCGCGCCTGGCGGGGTGCGCGGCCGTTCTGGGCCGGTCTGTTCGTCCTGCTCAGCGGACTGCCCATCGCCTACTTCCCGTACGCGAACCTCCAGATCGGTCACCTGACGCTGGCGATGGCGACCACCGCGGGTGCCGGGTCCCTGATCATCGGCGTGCTGCTCGTCGTGCTCGGCGTCAGCCTCTGGTTCCAGAAGCACGTCCGCGTCTTCGCGGGAGTCGCGGCCATCCTGCTGGCGCTGGTGTCCATCCCCGTGTCCAACCTCGGCGGCTTCCTCATCGGCTTCCTCCTCGCCCTCGTGGGCGGGGCGATGGCCGTGGCCTGGGCGCCGGGCGCACCGCCCGCCGGGCAGCTCGCCACCCACGCCAGTGTCGGCAAGGGCGGGGCTCCCGAGGCGACGGACCCCGACACCACGGTGCTCAAGCCCGTGGACGGACTGGGCAAGCCGAACGATCTGTCAGGAACGAACCCGGCCAACGGGGCGAACGGGAGGCACAGTGCCGGCTGACGAGGTGACCCACGGGGCTGATGTGGAGGCGTCCCGTGTGAGAACCGGGCCGCGCCACGCGGCACCCAAGAAGCCGCTGTTCACCAGGTTCAACAGGCCGGCCGGCAAGGCGATAGCCATGGCGGCGATGCCGACGGCGGTCCTCATGGGCATGGGCTTCACGTCGACGCTCGCCATCGCGGACAGCAACAACCCGGCGACGCCGACGGCGAAGAGCCTGACGGCCGACGAGTACAAGGACTGCGTGGCGGCCCTGGAGGGCGCCAAGGGCGACGCCTCCGCCTCGCCCACGCCGTCCCCCTCGGCCAGTGACGGCGCGACGGACGGCAAGGACGACAAGGGCGACACGGCTCCCACGCCGTCCCCCTCGGCCACTCCGGGCGGTTCGGGCGACGACGGTTCCTCTTCGCCGGATTCAGGTTCCGGCGACAAGGACGAGCCGAAGCCGACCCCGTCCGCGACGGCGCCCGCCGAGAGCGGCGACGACGCGGCGGCCACGCCGTCCCCCTCACCGTCCCGGAGCGGCGGCAACCTGCTGGAGGACATCGGCGACGCCATCGGCGGCATCTTCGACGGCGGGAACAAGGACGGCGCGAGCCCGAGCCCCACCCCGTCCGCCTCGGCCTCCGGGACCACGGAGAGCACCGAGGGCGCCGAGAAGCCCGCCGAGGACGCCTCCGGCACCGCGCGGGAGACGACCGAGAAGGCCGCAGGCGCCGCCGAGGACACCGTCAGGGACACCACCGGCAAGGCGTCCGAGACGGTCGAGGACAGCGCCAAGGCGGTCGAGAAGGCGGCCGAGGCGGCGGCGGACCAGACCACCCCGACGCCCACGCCCAGCCCGTCCGCGAGCTCCACCACGGACCCGGAGGACTGCCCGGCCGCCACGGACGCCGAGGGCGGCGTCGACAACCCGGTGCCGCTGCCCGACGACCCCTGGTACCTCAGCGCCAGCTCGCTGACGCTGAAGGGCGCCGACTACAAGGGCATCGTCGAGGTGCGCACCGCCAACGGCACCGTCAAGAAGGTCCTGAAGTACGTCATCTCCGGCGGCACCGACATCGGTGACCTCCACCAGACGGTCAAGGACAAGCAGTCCGGCAAGACCTACCACGTGCAGGCGGCCAAGGGCTCGACGTCCACGATCCGCGACGGCGACACGGTGATGTACACGGAGAGCATCTCGGGCAACCTGCTCGGGCTGATCCCGATCACGTTCGACCCGGAGCACCCGCCGCCGCTGAACATCCCGCTGATCTACTTCACCAACGTAAAGGTCACCCAGGCGGGCCAGTTCGGCGGGACCCTGCACGTGCCCGGGCTGCACAACTACATCACCGACTGAGCGCCCCCCAGAGCCCGTTCGGGAGCCGCACACGCCGAGGGCGCCCCCTGTCGATCCAGGGGGCGCCCTCGGCGCCGTACAGGGCCCTCACGGCCCCTTCGTGATCAGTTCTTGGTGCCCAGGTGATGCACGCGCACCATGTTGGTGGTGCCGGGGACGCCGGGGGGCGAGCCGGCGGTGATGACCGCGATGTCGCCCTCGTTGAAGCGGTTCAGCTTCACCAGCTCCTGGTCGACCAGGTCGACCATCTCGTCGGTGCTGTTCACGAAGGGCACCACGTACGGCTCCACGCCCCAGCTCAGCGCCATCTGGTTGCGGGTGCCCTCGTCGGTGGTGAAGGCGACGATCGGCTGGGAGGCGCGGTAGCGGCACAGCCGGCGGGCCGTGTCGCCGGACTGGGTGAAGGCCACCAGGACCCGGCCGCCGAGAAAGTCGGCGATCTCGCAGGCGGCGCGGGCCACCGAACCGCCCTGTGTGCGCGGCTTCTTGCCCGGGACGAGCGGCTGCAGGCCCTTGGACATCAGCTCCTGCTCGGCCGCGGTGACGATCTTCGACATCGTCTTGACGGTCTCGATCGGGTACGCGCCCACGCTCGACTCGGCGGACAGCATGACCGCGTCGGCGCCGTCCAGGATCGCGTTGGCCACGTCGGAGGCCTCGGCGCGGGTCGGACGGGAGTTGGTGATCATCGACTCCATCATCTGGGTCGCCACGATCACCGGCTTGGCGTTGCGCCGGCACAGTTCGATCAGGCGCTTCTGCACCATGGGGACCTTCTCGAGCGGGTACTCGACGGCGAGGTCACCGCGGGCGACCATCACGCCGTCGAACGCCATCACGACGTCCTCCATGTTCTGCACCGCCTGCGGCTTCTCCACCTTGGCGATGACCGGGACGCGGCGGCCCTCCTCGTCCATGACGCGGTGCACGTCCTGGACGTCCTTGGCGTCGCGGACGAAGGACAGCGCGACCAGGTCGCAGCCCATGCGCAGCGCGAAGCGGAGGTCCTCGACGTCCTTCTCGCTCAGCGCGGGCACGTTGACGGCCGCGCCGGGCAGGTTGATGCCCTTGTGGTCGGAGATGACGCCGCCCTCGATGACGATCGTCTTCACCCGGGGGCCCTCGACCTCGGTGACCTTCAGCTCGACGTTGCCGTCGTTGATGAGGACCTGGTCGCCCTTGTTGACGTCGCCGGGCAGGCCCTTGTAGGTCGTCCCGCAGATCGTCTTGTCGCCCGGGACGTCCTCGGTGGTGATGGTGAACTCGTCACCGCGGACCAGTTCCACGGGACCTTCGGCGAAGGTCTCCAGGCGGATCTTCGGGCCCTGCAGGTCGGCGAGGACACCGATGGCCCGGCCGGTCTCCTTGGCGGCGGCCCGGACCCGGTCGTACCGGCCCTGGTGCTCGGCGTGCGTGCCGTGGCTGAAGTTGAAGCGGGCCACGTTCATGCCGGCTTCGATCAACGCGACAAGCTGCTCGTGGGAGTCGACCGCGGGGCCGAGAGTACAGACGATTTTCGAACGGCGCATGGGGGCGATCCTATCGGTTTGTTTCCCAGCGGAATATTCCGTCTGGCGGAAAATACAAAAGGGCGGGATGCCGCTCAGGTGTGATTCCCTGAACCATTTACCAGCGCGTAGGTCTGTGTCGCGATCTCCAATTCCTCGTCAGTAGGGACCACCGCCACCGCGACCCGGGCGCCCTCGGGCGAGATCAGCCGCGCCCCGTCGCCGCGGACGGCGTTGCGCTCGCCGTCCACCGCGAGGCCCAGCCCCTCCAGCCCTGCCAGGGCGGCCTCCCGCACGGGTGCCGCGTTCTCGCCGACGCCGGCGGTGAAGGCGACCGCGTCCACCCGCCCGAGTACGGCGTAATAGGCGCCGATGTACTTCTTCAGGCGGTGAATGTAGATGTCGAACGCCAGCTCCGCCCGCTCGTCGCCCTCGTCGACGCGGCGGCGGATCTCCCTCATGTCGTTGTCGCCGCACAGACCGATCAGACCGCTCTTCTTGTTGAGAAGAGTGTCGATCTCGTCGGCGGACATTCCACCAACACGCATCAAATGGAAGATGACGGCCGGGTCCATGTCTCCGGAGCGCGTACCCATCACGAGCCCCTCCAAAGGCGTCAGCCCCATGGAGGTGTCCACGCAGCGGCCGCCCCGCACGGCCGAGGCGGACGCCCCGTTGCCCAGGTGCAGCACGATCACGTTCACCTCGGACGGGTCCTTGCCCAGCAGCTCGGCCGTGGCCCGGGAGACGTACGCGTGGGAGGTGCCGTGGAAGCCGTAGCGGCGGATGCGGTGCGCGTCGGCCGTCTCGACGTCGATCGCGTAGCGCGCGGCCGACTCCGGCATCGTCGTGTGGAAGGCGGTGTCGAAGACGGCGACCTGCGGCAGGTCCGGCCGCAGCGCCCGGGCCGTGCGCAGGCCGGTGAGGTTGGCCGGGTTGTGCAGCGGGGCGACCGGGATGAGCCGCTCGATCTCGGCGAGCACGGCGTCGTCGACGACGGTCGGCTCGGTGAAGGACCGGCCCCCGTGCACCACCCGGTGCCCGATCGCGGCCAGCTCGGGGGAGTCCAGGCCGAGGCCGTCCTTGGCGAGTTCCTCGGCCACGGCCTTCAGAGCGGCGTCGTGGTCGGCGATCGCCCCGCCGCGCTCCCGGCTCTCGCCGCCGGCCGGGGTGTGCTTCAGCCGGGAGGTCCGCTCGCCGATGCGCTCGACCAGGCCGACCGCCAGCCGGCTGCTGTCGCGCATGTCGAGCAGCTGGTACTTCACCGACGACGAGCCGGAGTTGAGGACGAGGACACGGGTGGGACTCACTGGGCGGCTGCCTTCTCGCTCGGGGACGGGGCGGGGGTCTGGGCCTGGATCGCCGTGATGGCGACGGTGTTGACGATGTCCTGGACGAGGGCGCCCCGGGACAGGTCGTTGACCGGCTTGCGCAGGCCCTGCAGCACCGGGCCGACGGCGATCGCGCCGGCCGAGCGCTGCACGGCCTTGTAGGTGTTGTTGCCGGTGTTCAGGTCGGGGAAGATCAGCACGCTCGCCTGCCCGGCGACCTCGGAGCCGGGCAGCTTGGTCGCCGCGACCGACGGCTCCACGGCGGCGTCGTACTGGATCGGGCCCTCGATCTTCAGGTCGGGCCGGCGGGAGCGGACCAGCTCGGTGGCCTCGCGGACCTTGTCGACGTCGGCGCCCGAGCCGGAGGTGCCGGTGGAGTACGACAGCATCGCGATCCGCGGCTCCACACCGAACCGCTCGGCCGTGGTCGCCGACTGGATGGCGATGTCGGCGAGCTGCTCGGCGTCCGGGTCCGGGTTGACCGCGCAGTCGCCGTAGACGAGGACCTTGTCGGCCAGGCACATGAAGAACACCGACGAGACGATGTCCGCGTCCGGCTTGGTCTTGATGATCTCGAACGCCGGGCGGATGGTCGCGGCCGTGGAGTGCACCGAGCCGGACACCATGCCGTCGGCGAGGCCCTCCTGGACCATCAGCGTGCCGAAGTAGTTCACGTCCGAGACGACGTCGTACGCCAGCTCCACCGTGACGCCCCGGTGGGCGCGCAGGGCCGCGTACTGCTCGGCGAAGGCGTCGCGCAGCTCGGAGTCGGCCGGGTCGATCAGCTGGGACTCGCCCAGGTCGATGCCGAGGTCGGCGGCCTTCTTGCGGATCTGGTCGACCGGGCCGAGCAGGGTCAGCTCGCACACGCCCCGGCGCAGCAGCACCTCGGCCGCGTGCAGCACGCGCTCCTCGGTGCCCTCGGGCAGCACGACCCGGCGCAGGTCGGAGCGGGCCTGCTCCAGCAGCTTGTGCTCGAACATCATCGGCGTGACGCGGTCGCTGCTGGGCGCCGAGACGCGGCGCGCGAGGTCGGCGGTGTCGGCGTACCGCTCGAACAGGCCGAGGGCGCGCTCCGCCTTGCGCGGGGTGGCCGCGTTGAGCTTGCCCTCCAGGGAGAACAGCTGCTCGGCGGTGGGGAAGCTGGTGCCGGCCACCGACAGCACCGGGGTGCCGGGCGCGAGGCGGTCGGCCAGGGTGAGGATGTCGTCCCCGGGCACCTCGTCCAGGGTGAGCAGCACCCCGGCTATCGGCGGGGTGCCGGCGCTGTGCGCGGCGAGCGCGCCCACGACCAGGTCGGCGCGGTCGCCCGGGGTGACGACGAGGCAGCCCGGGGTCAGGGCGCCGAGGAAGTTCGGCAGCATCGCGCCGCCGAAGACGAAACCGAGCACGTCCCGGGCGAGGCCGGAGTCGTCGCCGAGGACCACCTTGGCGCCGAGGGCGTGGCTGATCTGCGAGACGGTCGGCGCGGACAGGGCCGGCTCGTCGGGCAGGACGTAACAGGGCACCGGGAGCCGGGAGTCGAGCTGGCCGGCGATCTCGTCGCGGTCCTCGCGGGCGACCCGGTTGGCGACCATGGCCAGGACGTCGCAGCCGAGGGTGTCGTAGGCGCGGTAGGCGTTGCGGGTCTCGGCGAGCACGGACTCGACGGTCTGCTTGCGGCCGCCGACGACCGGGATCACCGACGCGCCGAACTCGTTCGCCAGCCGGGCGTTGAGCGACAGCTCGTCCGGGAGCTGGGTGTCGGCGAAGTCGGTGCCGAGGACCAGGACGACGTCGTAGTCGCGGGCGACCCGGTGGAAGCGGTCGACGAGCGTGGACACCAGCTCGTCGGTGCCGGCCTCGGCCTGGAGGGCGGACGCCTCGTGGTAGTCCATGCCGTAGACGGTCGCCGGGTCCTGGGCCAGCCGGTAGCGGGCGCGCAGCAGCTCGAAGAGGCGGTCGGGCCCGTCGTGGACCAGGGGGCGGAAGACACCCACCCGGTCGACCTGCCGGGTGAGGAGCTCCATGACCCCCAGTTCGACGACCTGGCGGCCGTCTCCGCGGTCGATGCCGGTCACGTACACGCTGCGGGTCACGCGCGCTCTCCGTTTCGTCTCGTGTGGGGGTCTGTATCAAGCCAACGGCTATCCAGCCACGGGCACAAAAATCGCCCACCGAGGTGAGCAGAACCCTCTTGACAATACCTCCGCCGGTAGATAAGGCGCCCGTCAGCCTCGGGTGCGGCACCGGGCTGTGGGCCGTGAAACAATCGGCAGAGGCTCACCGGTATCCACAGCGAGCAGGAGACACAGCACGATGCGTATCGGAGTTCTCACCGCAGGCGGCGACTGCCCCGGCCTGAACGCCGTGATCCGGTCGGTCGTGCACCGGGCGGTCGACAACTACGGCGACGAGGTCATCGGCTTCGAAGACGGTTACGCGGGCCTGCTCGACGGCCGCTACCGCACCCTCGACCTGAACGCGGTCAGCGGCATCCTGGCCCGCGGCGGCACCATCCTCGGCTCGTCCCGGCTGGAGCGCGACCGGCTCCGCGAGGCCTGCGAGAACGCCTCCGACATGATCCACGAGTTCGGCATCGACGCGCTGATCCCGATCGGCGGCGAGGGCACGCTGACGGCCGCCCGCATGCTGTCCGATGCCGGTCTGCCGGTGGTCGGCGTCCCGAAGACGATCGACAACGACATCTCGTCGACCGACCGCACCTTCGGCTTCGACACGGCGGTGGGCGTCGCCACCGAGGC
This genomic stretch from Streptomyces sp. Go-475 harbors:
- a CDS encoding acetate kinase, with amino-acid sequence MSPTRVLVLNSGSSSVKYQLLDMRDSSRLAVGLVERIGERTSRLKHTPAGGESRERGGAIADHDAALKAVAEELAKDGLGLDSPELAAIGHRVVHGGRSFTEPTVVDDAVLAEIERLIPVAPLHNPANLTGLRTARALRPDLPQVAVFDTAFHTTMPESAARYAIDVETADAHRIRRYGFHGTSHAYVSRATAELLGKDPSEVNVIVLHLGNGASASAVRGGRCVDTSMGLTPLEGLVMGTRSGDMDPAVIFHLMRVGGMSADEIDTLLNKKSGLIGLCGDNDMREIRRRVDEGDERAELAFDIYIHRLKKYIGAYYAVLGRVDAVAFTAGVGENAAPVREAALAGLEGLGLAVDGERNAVRGDGARLISPEGARVAVAVVPTDEELEIATQTYALVNGSGNHT
- the pyk gene encoding pyruvate kinase: MRRSKIVCTLGPAVDSHEQLVALIEAGMNVARFNFSHGTHAEHQGRYDRVRAAAKETGRAIGVLADLQGPKIRLETFAEGPVELVRGDEFTITTEDVPGDKTICGTTYKGLPGDVNKGDQVLINDGNVELKVTEVEGPRVKTIVIEGGVISDHKGINLPGAAVNVPALSEKDVEDLRFALRMGCDLVALSFVRDAKDVQDVHRVMDEEGRRVPVIAKVEKPQAVQNMEDVVMAFDGVMVARGDLAVEYPLEKVPMVQKRLIELCRRNAKPVIVATQMMESMITNSRPTRAEASDVANAILDGADAVMLSAESSVGAYPIETVKTMSKIVTAAEQELMSKGLQPLVPGKKPRTQGGSVARAACEIADFLGGRVLVAFTQSGDTARRLCRYRASQPIVAFTTDEGTRNQMALSWGVEPYVVPFVNSTDEMVDLVDQELVKLNRFNEGDIAVITAGSPPGVPGTTNMVRVHHLGTKN
- a CDS encoding DUF6230 family protein, producing MESQVRGGTRWKRFAVVMVPSVAATAAIGVALAQGALAASFSVSGQSFKVTTDQLVGTGFSQYGALDEGYTLDGKKAVHPVAVSSFKQATIKNLCQSVVTPNIPVLGNVSLILRAGQGEKPVEAQNLYIDVADLSADATFENIDIGVAAKDANKGPAMRKGETANPYGFAQQADRAVLTDVKQTAWATTAGTFKLSGLKMSLSTGVKECY
- a CDS encoding DUF6114 domain-containing protein; its protein translation is MSAETPAADGQFTLRRQQFRAWRGARPFWAGLFVLLSGLPIAYFPYANLQIGHLTLAMATTAGAGSLIIGVLLVVLGVSLWFQKHVRVFAGVAAILLALVSIPVSNLGGFLIGFLLALVGGAMAVAWAPGAPPAGQLATHASVGKGGAPEATDPDTTVLKPVDGLGKPNDLSGTNPANGANGRHSAG
- a CDS encoding tetratricopeptide repeat protein — translated: MQPRNMSMSGVVDLAAVKAAQEAKAKAEQARAQAAREGGTGAISPVDLVIDVDEAGFERDVLQRSAEVPVVIDFWAEWCQPCKQLSPVLERLAVEYDGRFLLAKIDVDANQMLMQQFGIQGIPAVFAVVAGQALPLFQGAAGEAQIRQTLDQLVQVAEQRFGLTGLTVDPDAEPGGGAQAAPERPAGPHDGLLEAAVQALDSGDLSGAVQAYKNVLNEDPGNEEAKLGLAQAELLQRVQGVDPQQVRKEAAEKPADVQAQIAAADLDLVGGHVEDAFGRLIETVQRTVGDDRDTVRMRLLELFEVVGPEDPRVIAARRALARALF
- the pta gene encoding phosphate acetyltransferase — encoded protein: MTRSVYVTGIDRGDGRQVVELGVMELLTRQVDRVGVFRPLVHDGPDRLFELLRARYRLAQDPATVYGMDYHEASALQAEAGTDELVSTLVDRFHRVARDYDVVLVLGTDFADTQLPDELSLNARLANEFGASVIPVVGGRKQTVESVLAETRNAYRAYDTLGCDVLAMVANRVAREDRDEIAGQLDSRLPVPCYVLPDEPALSAPTVSQISHALGAKVVLGDDSGLARDVLGFVFGGAMLPNFLGALTPGCLVVTPGDRADLVVGALAAHSAGTPPIAGVLLTLDEVPGDDILTLADRLAPGTPVLSVAGTSFPTAEQLFSLEGKLNAATPRKAERALGLFERYADTADLARRVSAPSSDRVTPMMFEHKLLEQARSDLRRVVLPEGTEERVLHAAEVLLRRGVCELTLLGPVDQIRKKAADLGIDLGESQLIDPADSELRDAFAEQYAALRAHRGVTVELAYDVVSDVNYFGTLMVQEGLADGMVSGSVHSTAATIRPAFEIIKTKPDADIVSSVFFMCLADKVLVYGDCAVNPDPDAEQLADIAIQSATTAERFGVEPRIAMLSYSTGTSGSGADVDKVREATELVRSRRPDLKIEGPIQYDAAVEPSVAATKLPGSEVAGQASVLIFPDLNTGNNTYKAVQRSAGAIAVGPVLQGLRKPVNDLSRGALVQDIVNTVAITAIQAQTPAPSPSEKAAAQ
- a CDS encoding TetR/AcrR family transcriptional regulator, which codes for MQTRSPAGRAGRPRSAAADAAILAATREALVELGWSKLTLGDVATRAGVAKTTLYRRWAGKNELVVDAVAELFDELELPDRGSLAADIEGVVLQFAAILALPEAKSGLMAVVAEATRDEALRERIRASVVDRQKRLVLEGRARAQARGELPPEPDPRSAARTVDLIFDMVAGAVVHRTLVSAEPADEEWVRGFTRVLLQGLGT